A DNA window from Naumovozyma dairenensis CBS 421 chromosome 7, complete genome contains the following coding sequences:
- the ATP20 gene encoding F1F0 ATP synthase subunit g (similar to Saccharomyces cerevisiae ATP20 (YPR020W); ancestral locus Anc_8.123) produces MLGRIQTIGSQLLSKGEVLSTKFIGKTNALMQKSMYYGKVGAELSKTVYKQEGFQPPKIGEFKKVYCNIFEMGKHYMNKPQAFIGLVKGAGKNDLIKFGAYGVQLLGFYSVGEVIGRRKIVGYRTT; encoded by the coding sequence ATGTTGGGTAGAATTCAAACTATTGGCTCTCAATTACTTTCTAAGGGTGAAGTATTAAGCACAAAATTCATTGGCAAGACCAATGCTTTGATGCAAAAGTCCATGTATTATGGTAAGGTGGGAGCTGAATTGTCGAAGACTGTATATAAACAAGAAGGTTTCCAACCGCCAAAGATTGGCGAATTCAAGAAGGTTTATTGTAACATATTTGAAATGGGGAAACATTATATGAACAAGCCACAAGCATTCATCGGTTTAGTGAAAGGGGCAGGTAAGAACGACttaattaaatttggtGCATATGGTGTACAACTTTTAGGATTTTATTCTGTGGGTGAAGTAATAGGAAGAAGGAAAATAGTTGGTTATCGCACCACCTAA
- the NUP49 gene encoding FG-nucleoporin NUP49 (similar to Saccharomyces cerevisiae NUP49 (YGL172W); ancestral locus Anc_8.125) yields MFGGFGKSNSTGGLFGQSNATNAAASGATSMFGGSQNMQNNNATGGGLFGGAAPTGNTNTAATGGGLFGNAAPSGNINTAASSGAGGSLFGNTGNAPTTNTGGGLFGNAAPSGTINTAATGGGLFGTANANANTGGGNTTTGGLFGNNTNKPGGLFGGNAAQNTTTGGGLFGANNQQNTTTGGGLFGANNQQNTTTGGGHFGNKPASTTTGTGGLFGSTNSGTTGTTGGLFGSKPNTTNTLFGGSNTNAPSTATTTLGSGRLFGSKPLGGTAGGGLFGSNNTANIGGSSLFGQGNTMNTTGGLFGSSQYGQPQPQSTLQSIHQLPITPMTRIAELPPQLRQEIEQLDQYIQKQVQISEHLKADTEEHNNLIESIPKDISYLLKTELLTNQSLSQDLKQISSIKELTDNNLSDTQLFTILFQQLLTPGSKISSLDLEKFYQRKIHSFQNKLDDYSRVLSDIESAISGINGDIFGASQGHLPENTYTSELGNIDLAGLYNLKTGLNAIVSTVIEEFGLFMDTAERIAELRQKVREITGSHT; encoded by the coding sequence ATGTTTGGAGGATTTGGCAAATCGAATTCTACAGGTGGATTGTTTGGTCAATCCAATGCTACTAACGCTGCTGCCAGCGGTGCCACAAGTATGTTTGGAGGATCACAGAATATGcagaataataatgccACCGGCGGAGGTCTATTTGGTGGCGCTGCTCCTACTGGTAATACGAATACTGCGGCCACAGGAGGTGGTTTATTCGGCAATGCTGCACCATCAGGTAATATAAATACAGCCGCATCATCAGGAGCTGGTGGTAGCCTATTTGGAAATACAGGAAATGCACCTACAACAAATACAGGTGGAGGTTTATTTGGGAATGCTGCTCCAAGTGGTACTATAAACACAGCTGCTACAGGCGGCGGTTTGTTCGGTACTGCAAACGCAAATGCAAACACTGGTGGTGGGAATACTACCACTGGAGGATTGTTTggaaataatactaataagCCAGGTGGGCTTTTTGGAGGCAACGCAGCCCAAAATACTACAACAGGCGGTGGCCTCTTTGGTGCTAATAACCAACAGAATACGACGACGGGTGGTGGCCTTTTTGGTGCTAATAACCAACAGAATACTACAACAGGTGGTGGCCATTTTGGTAACAAACCTGCCTCAACAACAACTGGTACTGGTGGATTATTTGGTAGTACAAACAGTGGTACAACAGGCACCACTGGTGGTCTATTCGGATCTAAACCTAATACAACAAACACCTTATTCGGAGGCTCTAATACAAATGCACCCTCTACGGCAACTACAACACTGGGAAGCGGTAGATTATTTGGATCTAAGCCGTTGGGTGGCACTGCAGGTGGAGGTTTATTTGGATCAAATAATACTGCGAATATTGGTGGCTCCTCTTTATTTGGTCAAGGGAACACCATGAATACTACAGGAGGTCTTTTTGGCTCTTCACAATATGGACAACCACAACCACAATCTACACTACAATCTATTCATCAACTTCCGATTACACCAATGACAAGAATCGCTGAACTACCACCACAACTACGTcaagaaattgaacaattagatcaatatattcaaaagcAGGTACAAATATCGGAGCATTTAAAAGCGGACACAGAAGAACACAATAATCTAATAGAATCAATTCCAAAAGATATTTCATACCTACTGAAGACAGAATTGTTAACTAATCAATCATTATCACAAGatttgaaacaaatttCATCTATAAAGGAATTAACAgataataatctttcagATACACAACTGTTCACTATTTTATTCCAACAACTATTGACACCAGGTAGTAAAATATCGTCTTTAGATTTAGAGAAATTTTATCAACGTAAAATACACTCAttccaaaataaattagatgattATTCTAGAGTACTTTCAGATATTGAAAGCGCAATAAGTGGAATCAATGGCGATATATTCGGAGCATCACAAGGCCATCTGCCGGAGAATACTTACACCAGTGAGTTAGGAAACATAGATTTAGCGGGGttatataatttgaaaactggCCTAAATGCAATCGTCTCTACTGTTATAGAAGAGTTTGGATTATTTATGGATACTGCGGAAAGAATTGCTGAATTACGTCAAAAAGTTCGAGAAATAACAGGCTCCCATACGTGA